The genomic interval CTCCCGGCTCTCGCTTGCCGCCCGGAAACTCCCACAGGTCCCCCAGGTGAGCCCCGGAAAAACGCTGGGTAATCAAAAGGCGGCTTTCGTGAAAGATTAAACCGGCTGCAACGTCAATCATGCAAATCACAGCGGATGCCGGCTCTTTTGGAGTGCGCCGGCAAAGGGCAGCATCGACGGTGCTTTTGCCGGCACGCGGCCAGTTCCAAAGCGGCGTCGCGCTTCGCTTGCCGCCGCACTCCAAAGTTCAGCGTCCGATGCTCTTATAGATAAACCCAAGGCGCTCCATTTCCGCAGGGTCGAACAGATTGCGACCATCGAACATAATGGGATGTGTGAGGGCCTTGCGGGCATGGTCCAGGTCCAGCTTTTTGAATTCCTCCCATTCGGTGGCCACCACCAGGGCATCACAGCCATCGGCCACCTCGTTCATGTCTTGGACAAAGGCCACGTCCTTAAGGAGCAGCCTGGCTTTGTCCATAGCCTTGGGATCATGGACGCGCAGGAGGGCGCCTTCCTTTTGGAGCCGTTGGCATAACTCAATGGCGGGCGACATCCGCACGTCGTCGGTGTTTTGCTTAAAAGCCAGGCCGAGCACGCCAATCCGCTTATCTTTCAGCACCCAAAGTGTATCGCTGATCTTTTTAATGAACCGGTTCATCTGCTCGGCGTTAATCGTCTGGACCTCTTTGAGCAGCCCGAAATTGTAGCCGACCTGCTCGGCGATTTTAACAAAGGCGCTCAGGTCCTTGGGAAAACAGCTCCCGCCGAACCCAAGGGACGCATTCAAGAACCGCCGCCCGATGCGGTCGTCCATGCCCATGCCATTGGCGACCTCCTGAACGTTGGCCCCCGTGGCTTCACAGAGGACTGAAATGGCGTTGATGTACGAAATCTTCAGGGCCAGGAACGAATTGGAGGCATGCTTGATGAGTTCGGCGGAGTTGATGTCCGTCACAATCACTGGCGCTTTAAAGGGCGCGTAAATCTCCCTCATTGCTGGGACAGGCCGCTGGGAGCGAACCCCAACGACGATCCGGTCCGGCTTCATCAGGTCCTCGACGGCAAAACCTTCCCGCAGAAACTCGGGGTTGCTGACCACATCGAAATCGACCTTGGCCTTGCAATAGCGCTTGATGGTTTCAGCCACCTTGTCGCCGGTTTGAACCGGCACCGTGCTTTTATCCACGACGATCTTATAGCCGGTCATCGAAGCGGCTATTTCGCGCGCCACTTTCTCAATGAAACTCAAATCGACAGACCCGTCCGCCTGGGGCGGTGTTGGGACTGCGATGAAGATGACGTCCGAGCTATCAACGCCATCGGACGTGCTGTTGGTAAAGGTCAAACGCCCGCAACCGGCATTGCGAGCCACTAATTCCTTAAGACCCGGCTCGTAGATGGGAATGCCCCCGGCCTGAAGGACCTGAACTTTGGCCGCATCGTTATCGACACAGATGACCCGATGACCCACCTCTGCAAAGCAGGCGCCGGTCACCAGACCGACGTAGCCAGTCCCGATGATGGTCAACTTCATCAATTATTTGGTCTCCGAGCGCGCGGGAACGTTTGAACCCGATATGGGCGGAATGCCAACCGCAGGCGACACGGGGGCAGTCAAGCTGGCCGCAGGTGAAGCGGCTTTGGGGAATTTCGCATTGATCTCCTCGATTCGCATGCCGGCTTCGGGGCCGTAAAAGGGGTCTGTCCGCTCGACTTCTTCCAGGAGGTCGCGGGCCTGGTCGGGTTTATTCTGCGCCATGTACAGGCGTGCCAGGGAGAACTTAGCCTGCGGAATAAAGGCCTCCCCCGTGTGCCGCGCGATAAGGTCCTTGTAGGCCGCGATGGCCGGGTCGGTTTTGCCTTCAGCGTCAAGGCAAGTCGCCACCCCTAATTGCGCCTCACCCAACAAAGGGTTGTCGTGATAATCCCGGATAAAACGCTCGAACTCTGCCTGCGCTTCAGAATAGTTGCCCGCGACGAAGAAGCTCCCGGCGGCCAACAGCGAGGCGCGCGCAGCAGCGGAAGAATTGGGATAAGTGGCCTCGACTTTCAAGTAGGCCTGGGCCATATCGGAACGCTGCGCCTGGCCAAGCTGCCCGGAGGCCACCCGCGATAGGGCCTCACTGGCGGCTAATTCCTTTTGTTCATGTTGCCAGTTAAAAAAACCAATCACCAGCCCAGCCAAAATGATCGCTGCCCCACCCCAAAGGGCTGCTTTCTTATTCGTTTCGAACCACCCCAATAACCTGTCCGAGAGTGGCAATTGTGCTGCTTTTGCTTGCATAAATAGGACGTGCAATGTCCGGGGCGTTGCGGCAAAAGGCAAGCCTGAAATGAGAGCAAATGGGCTCGGGGGGCTTGTGAAATGTGGTTGCCTAAACGAGCTTTTCCGAAGGTTGGTGGTTCATTTGTTGTGAAGGGTAACAGGTATGAATGAAAAAGTGAAAATTGGAATCATTGGAGCGGGGAACATTGGCAGGGCTCTCATCCGTCATTTCACCCGTTTGGGACACGATGTGGTAATGGCCAACTCGCGAGGCCCTGCAACCCTTGCCGATTTTGCAAAGGAGACCGGCGCTAAAGCTGTGACGGTCGATGAGGCGCCACGCGGGCGCGACTTGGTGGTCGTCACCATTCCGGAAGGCAGAATTCCGGACCTCCCGCGGGGACTGTTCAAAGACGCGCCTGCCAACCTGATTGTTATTGATACCGGCAATTACTACCCGCGACAACGGGATAGGAAAATCGAGGGCATTGAGAATGGATTAGTTGAAAGCCGCTGGGTGGAACAACAACTGGGCCGCCCGGTCATTAAGGTGTTCAATAATATTTACGCCGAACACCTGGCGAATCGAGGCAAACCTCCAGGAACTCCGGGTCGAATTGCCCTGCCTGTCGCTGGCGACGATGCCAAAGCCAAAGAAACAGTGATGAAGCTGGTCAACGACATCGGCTTTGACCCCGTGGACGCAGGTGGACTGGACGAATCCTGGCGTCAGCAACCGGGAACGCCCGTTTACGCGGCAGATTTTGATGCTGAGGGTGTCCGCCGGGCCTTGGCCCAGGCAAAGCCAGAACGCAAGCCCGAGTGGCGCGCCTAAAACCTCAGCTAAAGAACCCTTGAACCGGGGAATGCAGGCAGGGACCCCGTCCTACGGGCTTTTCCTCTTGCCAGGGGCCAGGGTTCATGGTTAGCCTTTATGCGTCTGTAACGGTTATCCGTTTAGCATACCTTCAATAAACGAAGACAAACCCCACCTTTATGAAAACATGCATACTTATCAGCTCATTGGCCTTGGTCGCCAGCTCTCTCATGGCCGCTGAACCCAAGGACGACGTCACCAACGCAGCTAAAAAGCTCGCAGACCAGGACAACTATAGCTGGAAACAAACGATGGAGAATGCCAATGGCGGCGGCTTCGGCCCTGCCTCAGCGGAGGGCAAAATTGAGAAGGGCGGCGCCGTCTGGATGTCCATGACGATGCGGGACAATACCATCGAGGCGGTTAAAACGGGGAACAAAGGCGCCATTAAAACCGAGGACGGCTGGGTGTCGATGGCCGACGCAGCGGGCGGAGACCGCGGCCCGGCAATGTTCATGGCGCGGCGTTTGCAAAATTTCAAAGGACCGGCCACCCAAGTCCAGGACCTGCTGGCCAACACCACCGACCTGAAACAGGACGGCGACGTTTATTCGGGAGACCTGAACGAAGAGGGCGCTAAATCACAATTGCGCTTCGGCGGACGCGGCGGAAATGGGCCCGAGATTAGCGGCGCCAAAGGGACAGCGAAATTCTGGGTCAAGGATGGTTTGCTCTCGAAGTACGCCGTGCATGTGAAGGGAACGGTCAGTTTCAATGGCAATGACCGCGACGTGGACCGCACGACTACAGTTGAAATTAAAAATGTCGGTTCCACAAAAGTCGAGGTGCCCGAGGAAGCAAAGAAGAAGATGGGATGAGGTTCGAAAGATGATTCCCCGGTGAAACCCCGGCCTGATTTCCAGGTCTGCACTGGATTGCACCAGCCACGGCAGCGTGTAAAGCTAACACCGTAGTTTAGAGCCTTTCTGTTTTAGGCGCAGTCTCCGCTGACTGCGCCTTGCTTTTTGTCCCCATCACCCGCCCAACGAGGCCGGGTCATTGACGTCGCCTTTATTGAATTCGACGTATTCCTCGGTCAGGTCGGCGGCGTACATGAGGGCGCCAGCCGGCCCGATATTGAGGTTTATGTGCAGGTCAAATTCCTTCCCAGCCACAGCGGCGCAAAGGGCTTCAAAGCTCGTCCGGGTGGGCTGGCCTTGTTTGAGGCTCCAAACAATCCGGGGCGCTCCCGGGGCGCTGTAGCCGATATCGACTTTCTCCTCGATGACTTTGGCGCGGCTATAGCCGAGGGCGTCGATGATGCGCCCCCAGTTCGGGTCGCCTCCATGCCAGCTTGTCTTTACCAGGGCGCTATTGGCCACCGCTCGCGCCGCCGCGTCCGCCTCGGCTGCGCTCCGGGCGCCACGGACGCGCACGGTGACGAACCGCGAAACGCCTTCGCCATCGCGCACGATCATCTTGGCCAATTCGAGACAAACCTGGTTGAGCGCAGCCTGAAACAGGGACCGCGCGGGCCCCGGCGCTTTGGCTCGCCCTTTTGCGTTGATTCTGACGGGCGGATTTCCTGCCAGGCCATTTGCAAGCACGAGCACCGTGTCATTGGTGCTCATGTCTCCATCGACTGTAATGCGATTGAAGCTCAATGCCACCGCCTCGCGCAATGTGGCTCGCAACGCGGCGGATTGGATGGCCGCATCGGTTGTTAAGAAGCAAAGCATGGTGGCATGCAGCGGGCGGGCCGCAGGCCGCGCCGCGTTGGCGCTCATCCCCGGCTGGATCATACCGGCCCCTTTGCAAATGCCCCCAAGGCGGACGGTCCGGCCCGACAATTTGAACTCGACTGCGATTTGTTTGGCCCGCGTATCGCTGGTCATGATGGCTTCGGCAGCCTGCGCCGCGTGAGCCGCAGAGGAGCCCAGTTCAACGGCGGCTTCGATAATCCCAGCCCGCACATTGTCCATCGGCAATGGCACACCAATTCGGCCCGTGGAACCGACCAATGCCGAACCGCGCGGCAAGTCCAGGGCTTGTTCAGCAAAGGCGGCCATATCGAGGGCGTCTTGCATTCCCTGCTTGCCGGTGCAGGCATTGGCATTGCCGGAGTTGACGACGATGGCGCGGGCGCGGCCTTGGCCGATGCGCGCCAGGCACAGCTTGACCGGGGCGGCGCAGACCTGGTTGGTGGTGAACATGCCGGCGAGGGCGGCGGGCGCCTCCGAAACAATGAGGGCGAGGTCCCGCTTGTGTCCTTTGTCTGAGCCTTTCCCGGTGCCCAGGCGCTTGATATCGCAAAATACGCCGGAGGCCATGAACCCTTTCGGAGTCGTTACCGAACCGGGAACGATTTTAATTTTCATTCAGGTGCCCCAATCGCGCTTAAAGCCGGTCCGCGTAATTTTGCATTGCCTCTTCGTGCCGTTCGATCGACTCAACCAGTTTGAATTGCGTCCGGCAGCGGTCGAGATTGTGGGCTGGCCGATGGATGCGGAAATAAGTGTCCCCGCTGAGGAAATCCGTCAGGAACCGCAAACCAATCTCGAAGGTGATCAGCTTGCCGGAAAACGCGATGTGCGATTTCTCGGCCTTGGTGAGGAATTGGCCGGCGGTTGAGAGATAGCCCTCAGCCAGCTTCTTGAACATCGGCATTTGCATTTTGACCTTCGACAGGTCCAGTTCGTCTTCGAGAGTTGGGCTGGTGGTCGTGCGGACCATGTCGCCAAAATCATACAAAGCGCATCCAGGCATGACGGTATCCAGGTCCACGATGCACATGGCCTCGCCGGTCAACACGTCGAGCATCACATTGTTGAACTTGGTGTCATTATGCGTAATCCGCTCCGGGATGCGCCCCTTGGCCATGGCGTTTAAAATCACATCGACCACCGGTTCGTGGTTCAGCGCAAACCGGATTTCTGCCTGGGCGTCTTTGGCGCGGTTGTAGTGGTCGTTTTGGATGGCTTGCTGGAGCGCGCCGAAGCGCTTGCGGGTATGGTGGAAATTGGGGATCGTCTCAAACAGCCGTTCCCCGGGCAAATCGACCAGCGAATGCTGAAACTCGCCGAAGGCCCGGCCCGCCTGGTAAGCCTGCTGAGGCGACTGCACCGCTTCGTATGTCTCAACCCCTTCCACAAAAACAAACGTCCGCCACACCTCGCTCCCGCCGTTCTGGAAAAAGGACTTCCCATCCCGGGTGGGGATAACCACCAACGAGCGCCGGGTGAGATCGCGCGCGTTGCGGCTTTCCAGCTTCTTGCGCAGATGCGTGGTGACCCGCATCACATTCTTCATCACCGATGCCGGGTTTTTGAACACACTCTTGTTAATCTTCTGATGAATGTAACGCACCCGCGTGCCGCCCTGATCGTATGTGGCGGTGTACGTCTCGTTAATGTGCCCAATCTTCAACGTTTCGGCGTGGAGGATTTCGCCGTAGATTTGGAACTTTTTCGAAATCTCCTGCAGTTGTTTTTCCTGGTAAGCCATAATGAAAGGTCACGAAGGCAGACTCTGCTCGACCCTCTCGCAGAGCACGTGGAAAAGGAGCTTGTGCGCTTCCTGAATCCGGGCGGTGGAAGCGCCG from Verrucomicrobiia bacterium carries:
- a CDS encoding tetratricopeptide repeat protein, producing the protein MQAKAAQLPLSDRLLGWFETNKKAALWGGAAIILAGLVIGFFNWQHEQKELAASEALSRVASGQLGQAQRSDMAQAYLKVEATYPNSSAAARASLLAAGSFFVAGNYSEAQAEFERFIRDYHDNPLLGEAQLGVATCLDAEGKTDPAIAAYKDLIARHTGEAFIPQAKFSLARLYMAQNKPDQARDLLEEVERTDPFYGPEAGMRIEEINAKFPKAASPAASLTAPVSPAVGIPPISGSNVPARSETK
- a CDS encoding aminoglycoside phosphotransferase family protein, with translation MAYQEKQLQEISKKFQIYGEILHAETLKIGHINETYTATYDQGGTRVRYIHQKINKSVFKNPASVMKNVMRVTTHLRKKLESRNARDLTRRSLVVIPTRDGKSFFQNGGSEVWRTFVFVEGVETYEAVQSPQQAYQAGRAFGEFQHSLVDLPGERLFETIPNFHHTRKRFGALQQAIQNDHYNRAKDAQAEIRFALNHEPVVDVILNAMAKGRIPERITHNDTKFNNVMLDVLTGEAMCIVDLDTVMPGCALYDFGDMVRTTTSPTLEDELDLSKVKMQMPMFKKLAEGYLSTAGQFLTKAEKSHIAFSGKLITFEIGLRFLTDFLSGDTYFRIHRPAHNLDRCRTQFKLVESIERHEEAMQNYADRL
- the argJ gene encoding bifunctional glutamate N-acetyltransferase/amino-acid acetyltransferase ArgJ, encoding MKIKIVPGSVTTPKGFMASGVFCDIKRLGTGKGSDKGHKRDLALIVSEAPAALAGMFTTNQVCAAPVKLCLARIGQGRARAIVVNSGNANACTGKQGMQDALDMAAFAEQALDLPRGSALVGSTGRIGVPLPMDNVRAGIIEAAVELGSSAAHAAQAAEAIMTSDTRAKQIAVEFKLSGRTVRLGGICKGAGMIQPGMSANAARPAARPLHATMLCFLTTDAAIQSAALRATLREAVALSFNRITVDGDMSTNDTVLVLANGLAGNPPVRINAKGRAKAPGPARSLFQAALNQVCLELAKMIVRDGEGVSRFVTVRVRGARSAAEADAAARAVANSALVKTSWHGGDPNWGRIIDALGYSRAKVIEEKVDIGYSAPGAPRIVWSLKQGQPTRTSFEALCAAVAGKEFDLHINLNIGPAGALMYAADLTEEYVEFNKGDVNDPASLGG
- a CDS encoding UDP-glucose/GDP-mannose dehydrogenase family protein, with amino-acid sequence MKLTIIGTGYVGLVTGACFAEVGHRVICVDNDAAKVQVLQAGGIPIYEPGLKELVARNAGCGRLTFTNSTSDGVDSSDVIFIAVPTPPQADGSVDLSFIEKVAREIAASMTGYKIVVDKSTVPVQTGDKVAETIKRYCKAKVDFDVVSNPEFLREGFAVEDLMKPDRIVVGVRSQRPVPAMREIYAPFKAPVIVTDINSAELIKHASNSFLALKISYINAISVLCEATGANVQEVANGMGMDDRIGRRFLNASLGFGGSCFPKDLSAFVKIAEQVGYNFGLLKEVQTINAEQMNRFIKKISDTLWVLKDKRIGVLGLAFKQNTDDVRMSPAIELCQRLQKEGALLRVHDPKAMDKARLLLKDVAFVQDMNEVADGCDALVVATEWEEFKKLDLDHARKALTHPIMFDGRNLFDPAEMERLGFIYKSIGR
- a CDS encoding NAD(P)-binding domain-containing protein yields the protein MKIGIIGAGNIGRALIRHFTRLGHDVVMANSRGPATLADFAKETGAKAVTVDEAPRGRDLVVVTIPEGRIPDLPRGLFKDAPANLIVIDTGNYYPRQRDRKIEGIENGLVESRWVEQQLGRPVIKVFNNIYAEHLANRGKPPGTPGRIALPVAGDDAKAKETVMKLVNDIGFDPVDAGGLDESWRQQPGTPVYAADFDAEGVRRALAQAKPERKPEWRA